From Bacillus pumilus, one genomic window encodes:
- the hemE gene encoding uroporphyrinogen decarboxylase, producing the protein MGKTKAFNDTFLKACKGEKTDHVPVWYMRQAGRSQPEYRALKEKYGLFEITHQPELCAYVTRLPVEQYGVDAAILYKDIMTPLPAIGVDVEIKNGIGPVIDSPIRTKADIERLGALHPEEDLPYVLDTIHLLTKEQLNVPLIGFAGAPFTMASYMIEGGPSKNYHKTKALMYSEPETWMLLMNKLADMTITYIRAQVKAGVSAFQIFDSWVGALNAADYRTFIKPVMQRIFTELKSENVPMIMYGVGASHLVKDWHDLPLDVVGLDWRMSVDEARKEGLAKTLQGNLDPTILLSPWEVIEERAKDILDQGMKSDHFIFNLGHGVFPDVSPDTLKKLTDFIHDYSAKHKKTSI; encoded by the coding sequence ATGGGAAAAACGAAGGCTTTTAATGACACGTTCTTAAAGGCGTGCAAAGGGGAAAAAACAGACCATGTACCAGTTTGGTATATGAGGCAGGCAGGACGCTCACAGCCTGAATATCGTGCCCTTAAAGAAAAATACGGGCTATTTGAAATTACGCATCAGCCAGAATTATGCGCTTATGTAACACGACTTCCTGTAGAACAATATGGTGTAGATGCCGCGATTTTATATAAAGATATTATGACCCCGCTTCCGGCTATTGGAGTGGACGTTGAAATTAAAAATGGAATTGGACCTGTGATTGATTCACCGATACGGACAAAAGCAGATATCGAACGTCTTGGGGCACTTCATCCTGAAGAAGACCTGCCATATGTGCTTGACACCATTCACCTTTTAACGAAGGAGCAGCTGAATGTACCGCTCATCGGTTTTGCTGGTGCACCATTTACGATGGCTAGCTATATGATTGAAGGCGGCCCATCTAAAAACTATCATAAAACAAAAGCGCTAATGTACAGTGAGCCTGAGACATGGATGCTGCTCATGAACAAATTAGCTGATATGACGATCACGTACATACGCGCGCAGGTAAAAGCAGGGGTCAGTGCGTTTCAAATCTTTGACTCATGGGTTGGTGCTTTAAATGCAGCAGATTACCGGACATTCATTAAACCTGTCATGCAGCGAATTTTCACAGAGTTGAAGAGTGAAAATGTACCAATGATCATGTACGGAGTTGGGGCAAGTCATCTGGTGAAAGATTGGCATGACCTGCCGCTAGATGTCGTTGGACTGGATTGGCGTATGAGTGTAGACGAAGCTCGAAAAGAAGGGCTCGCAAAAACGTTACAAGGGAATCTTGATCCAACGATCTTACTTTCTCCTTGGGAAGTCATTGAAGAGAGAGCAAAAGATATTTTAGATCAAGGGATGAAATCAGATCACTTCATCTTTAACTTAGGTCATGGGGTATTTCCAGATGTTTCACCAGATACGTTAAAGAAGCTGACCGATTTTATTCACGACTATTCAGCTAAACATAAAAAAACATCCATCTAA
- the hemH gene encoding ferrochelatase produces the protein MEKKKMGLLVMAYGTPYKEEDIERYYTHIRRGRKPEPEMLQDLKDRYKAIGGISPLSKITEQQANGLCEHLNDIQDDIEFHVYIGLKHIEPFIEDAVAEMHKDGVTEAVSIVLAPHFSTFSVKSYNKRAQDEADKLGNLQITSVESWYDEPKFVDYWVKQVKDTYASMSQEERDSVVLIVSAHSLPEKIIAAGDPYPDQLAQSAKMIAEGAGIEHYEIGWQSEGNTPDPWLGPDVQDLTRDLFEQKGYQTFVYVPVGFVADHLEVLYDNDYECKVVTDEIGAAYYRPEMPNAKPAFIDALATVVLKKLDESK, from the coding sequence GTGGAGAAAAAGAAAATGGGGCTTCTTGTCATGGCATATGGCACCCCATATAAAGAAGAAGACATTGAGCGTTATTATACACATATTCGTAGAGGCAGAAAGCCGGAGCCAGAAATGCTGCAAGATTTAAAGGATCGCTACAAGGCAATCGGCGGTATTTCTCCTTTATCAAAAATTACAGAGCAGCAGGCAAATGGTTTGTGTGAGCACTTGAATGACATTCAAGACGACATTGAATTTCATGTCTACATTGGCTTAAAACATATCGAGCCTTTCATTGAGGATGCAGTTGCTGAAATGCACAAGGACGGCGTTACAGAAGCCGTGAGTATCGTTCTTGCGCCTCATTTCTCAACCTTTAGTGTGAAATCGTATAACAAACGTGCACAAGATGAGGCAGACAAGCTGGGCAATTTACAGATTACGTCGGTTGAAAGCTGGTACGATGAGCCGAAGTTTGTGGACTATTGGGTGAAACAAGTGAAGGATACGTATGCATCAATGAGTCAAGAGGAACGAGATTCCGTGGTACTTATTGTGTCTGCACACAGTCTGCCTGAAAAAATTATTGCAGCAGGAGATCCATATCCTGATCAGCTCGCACAATCGGCCAAAATGATTGCGGAAGGTGCGGGAATTGAACACTATGAAATTGGCTGGCAAAGTGAAGGCAACACGCCGGATCCATGGCTTGGACCAGACGTGCAAGACTTAACGCGGGATTTATTTGAACAAAAAGGCTATCAAACATTCGTGTATGTGCCTGTTGGTTTTGTCGCTGATCATCTTGAAGTGTTATACGACAACGATTATGAATGTAAAGTCGTGACAGATGAAATTGGTGCAGCCTACTATCGTCCAGAAATGCCAAATGCGAAACCAGCATTTATTGATGCTCTGGCAACAGTCGTATTAAAGAAGCTTGACGAAAGCAAGTAA
- a CDS encoding transglycosylase domain-containing protein gives MKKKKIIIPLVIAGSTIVLSFIGYLTILFLGHYVIDEKKLVFHASSQIIDQNGKELTSMYSENRDPVSLKDVPDKVAKAFVAVEDKRFYEHHGIDAQSISRAVYRDILAGGKVEGGSTITQQLAKNIFLTNDKTFLRKTKEVIIAINLERDYSKDKLLEMYLNQLYFGHGVYGIQAAANYYFSKDVKDLTVSEGATLAAMPKAPSTYSPVLHPDKNKQRRDTILNLMNEQGYLSSTETVEAKGRTLGIHLKKKSETPWVDSYVDLIIKEAESEYAISHEQLLQGGYTITVPIDMNLQKIAYDAMKNNRYFPGKSGSPESSAVFIDNESGGVKAAIGGREYQARGYNRVTAVRQPGSVFKPIAVYGPAMQEKKLRPYSLLEDKEKSYDGYSPKNYDGQYEGKVTMVEALMKSKNTAAVWTLSQLGIDTSKSYLEKMGIDISDQGLAMALGGLEKGVSPLQIAGAFHTFANEGVYKKPFFIQKITNDEGETVEKNHSKSERVFSVQNAWNMTRMLQQVVKGGTAQSGSYAGDLAGKTGTTTYSGVKGATKDAWFAGYTPSTTGAIWMGYDKTDNSHYLTGGSQYPVQLFKDILTAGQITNETFEKPEGIKELQAPIHLEGLSGFEARYAFKIKGLFTLELSWDKQEDKRVEYRIYEKRNGNETMIDSVTGVGSYTMPYANVFSDAEYKVVPYNTQTQEEGEGSPYVKPEAFGR, from the coding sequence TTGAAGAAAAAGAAGATAATCATTCCATTAGTCATTGCAGGAAGTACCATCGTACTTTCATTTATTGGCTATCTGACCATTTTATTTTTAGGACATTATGTCATAGATGAAAAGAAGCTTGTTTTTCACGCTTCATCCCAAATCATTGATCAGAATGGAAAAGAACTTACAAGTATGTATTCAGAAAATCGGGACCCTGTCTCATTAAAGGATGTACCTGATAAAGTAGCGAAAGCTTTTGTGGCTGTCGAGGACAAACGATTTTATGAGCATCATGGTATTGATGCACAGTCAATTTCAAGGGCGGTTTATCGAGATATATTAGCAGGAGGAAAGGTAGAGGGCGGCAGTACAATCACTCAGCAGCTCGCAAAAAATATTTTTCTCACAAATGACAAAACCTTTCTTCGAAAAACAAAAGAAGTCATTATTGCCATTAATTTAGAAAGAGATTATTCAAAGGATAAACTGCTCGAGATGTATCTGAATCAGCTTTACTTCGGTCATGGCGTCTACGGTATTCAGGCAGCAGCCAATTATTACTTTAGTAAAGATGTGAAAGATTTAACTGTCAGTGAAGGGGCTACACTCGCTGCGATGCCAAAAGCGCCGTCTACTTACTCGCCTGTTTTACACCCTGATAAAAATAAACAAAGGCGGGACACCATCCTTAATTTAATGAATGAGCAAGGATATTTATCATCAACAGAAACAGTAGAAGCAAAAGGGAGAACACTAGGCATTCATTTGAAAAAGAAATCAGAAACACCTTGGGTGGACAGCTATGTCGATCTCATCATTAAGGAAGCAGAATCAGAGTATGCCATTTCACATGAACAATTGCTTCAAGGCGGTTATACCATTACAGTTCCGATCGATATGAATCTGCAAAAGATCGCCTACGATGCGATGAAAAACAACCGTTATTTCCCGGGAAAAAGCGGTTCTCCTGAAAGCAGTGCCGTCTTTATTGATAACGAGTCTGGCGGAGTAAAAGCAGCGATTGGAGGACGAGAATATCAAGCAAGGGGCTATAACAGGGTTACCGCTGTTAGACAGCCTGGATCTGTTTTCAAGCCGATCGCGGTATATGGTCCGGCAATGCAGGAGAAAAAACTCCGGCCTTATTCCCTGCTTGAAGACAAAGAAAAAAGCTATGACGGCTATTCACCAAAGAATTACGATGGGCAGTATGAAGGCAAGGTCACGATGGTGGAGGCCCTCATGAAAAGTAAGAATACAGCTGCGGTGTGGACATTAAGCCAGCTTGGCATTGATACCTCGAAATCATATCTCGAGAAAATGGGAATAGATATTTCGGATCAAGGACTTGCCATGGCGCTTGGCGGTTTAGAAAAAGGGGTTTCTCCACTTCAAATCGCTGGAGCTTTCCACACATTTGCAAATGAAGGCGTATATAAAAAGCCTTTCTTCATTCAGAAAATCACCAATGATGAAGGAGAAACGGTAGAGAAGAATCACAGTAAGTCAGAACGAGTGTTTAGCGTTCAGAATGCTTGGAATATGACAAGAATGCTGCAGCAAGTCGTCAAAGGCGGAACAGCTCAGAGCGGTTCATATGCTGGAGATTTAGCAGGTAAAACAGGCACGACCACATATTCAGGTGTGAAAGGTGCAACAAAAGATGCTTGGTTTGCCGGCTATACGCCAAGTACAACAGGTGCCATCTGGATGGGGTATGACAAAACCGATAACAGTCACTATTTAACTGGCGGCAGTCAATACCCGGTTCAGCTGTTTAAGGATATTTTAACGGCAGGCCAAATCACCAATGAAACATTTGAAAAACCAGAGGGGATTAAAGAACTTCAAGCGCCAATCCATTTAGAGGGACTTTCAGGATTTGAAGCCCGCTATGCGTTTAAAATCAAAGGGTTGTTTACATTAGAGCTGTCTTGGGACAAGCAAGAGGATAAACGGGTTGAATACCGTATTTATGAAAAGAGAAATGGAAACGAGACGATGATCGATTCAGTGACAGGCGTGGGCAGCTACACAATGCCGTATGCCAATGTGTTTTCAGATGCGGAGTATAAGGTGGTTCCATATAATACCCAAACGCAAGAAGAAGGAGAAGGCAGTCCATATGTCAAGCCAGAGGCTTTTGGACGTTAA
- the hemY gene encoding protoporphyrinogen oxidase, whose translation MHDNQKHLVIIGGGITGLAAAFYLEKEVEEKGLPIQISLIEASPRLGGKIQTLYKDGYIIERGPDSFLERKVSGPQLAKDVGLSDQLVNNETGQAYVLVNETLHPMPKGAVMGIPTQISPFITTGLFSVAGKARAAMDFVLPKSKETEDQSLGEFFRRRVGDEVVENLIEPLLSGIYAGDIDRLSLMSTFPQFYQTEQQHRSLILGMKKSQQHAKAQQVTAKKQGQFQTINQGLQSLVEAVESKLKLTTVYKGTKVKQIEKTEGGYGVQLDSGQTLFADSAIVTTPHQSIYSMFPQEAGLEYLHDMTSTSVATVALGFKEEDVHNEYDGTGFVISRNSDFSITACTWTNKKWPHTAPKGKTLLRAYVGKAGDESIVEQSDSQIVSIVLEDLKRIMDIKADPELTTVTRWKTSMPQYHVGHQKAISNMRETFKQSYPGVYITGAAFEGVGIPDCIDQGKAAISEAVSYLFS comes from the coding sequence ATGCATGACAATCAAAAACACCTTGTCATCATTGGCGGTGGCATCACTGGTTTAGCCGCCGCCTTCTATTTGGAAAAGGAAGTCGAAGAAAAAGGTCTTCCGATTCAAATATCTCTTATTGAAGCGAGCCCTAGGCTAGGTGGAAAAATACAAACATTATATAAAGACGGCTACATCATCGAACGTGGACCTGATTCATTTTTAGAAAGAAAGGTCAGTGGACCGCAGCTGGCTAAGGATGTCGGTTTGTCCGATCAGCTCGTCAATAATGAAACTGGGCAAGCGTATGTACTAGTCAACGAAACCCTTCATCCGATGCCAAAGGGTGCTGTGATGGGTATTCCAACTCAAATCAGCCCATTTATTACAACTGGTCTTTTTTCAGTTGCGGGAAAAGCGAGAGCGGCGATGGATTTCGTGTTGCCAAAAAGCAAGGAGACCGAAGATCAGTCGCTTGGTGAATTTTTTAGAAGACGTGTGGGTGATGAGGTCGTTGAGAATTTAATCGAGCCGCTTCTATCAGGCATTTACGCAGGGGATATTGACCGCCTGAGCTTAATGTCCACCTTCCCGCAATTTTATCAAACAGAACAGCAGCATCGCAGTTTGATTCTTGGGATGAAAAAATCACAGCAGCATGCGAAAGCACAGCAAGTGACTGCGAAAAAACAAGGACAGTTCCAAACGATCAATCAAGGACTGCAGTCGCTTGTGGAAGCAGTAGAAAGTAAGCTCAAGCTGACAACGGTGTATAAAGGGACAAAAGTGAAGCAGATTGAAAAAACAGAGGGAGGCTATGGTGTGCAATTAGACAGCGGTCAAACGCTTTTTGCCGATTCAGCCATTGTCACGACTCCGCATCAATCGATCTATTCCATGTTTCCTCAAGAAGCAGGGCTTGAGTATTTGCATGACATGACTTCTACTTCTGTTGCAACGGTAGCACTTGGTTTTAAAGAAGAGGATGTTCATAATGAATATGACGGCACTGGTTTTGTCATCTCAAGAAACAGTGATTTCTCTATTACGGCCTGTACATGGACAAACAAAAAATGGCCGCATACAGCTCCGAAAGGAAAAACGCTATTGCGTGCGTACGTCGGAAAAGCTGGCGACGAATCGATTGTCGAGCAGTCAGACAGTCAAATCGTCAGCATCGTGCTTGAAGATTTAAAGAGAATCATGGATATTAAAGCAGATCCAGAATTGACGACAGTGACTCGCTGGAAGACCAGTATGCCGCAATATCACGTCGGTCATCAAAAAGCTATTTCGAACATGCGAGAAACGTTTAAGCAATCATATCCTGGTGTTTATATCACAGGTGCTGCTTTTGAAGGTGTTGGAATCCCTGATTGTATTGATCAAGGAAAAGCCGCCATCTCAGAAGCTGTATCGTATCTATTTTCATAA
- a CDS encoding antibiotic biosynthesis monooxygenase family protein, giving the protein MNVYITYGTADFLHKIAKKHDQENLLYMVGKEQAALFHETEGETVFKAPHAYDVIYAKGELVQSGFVTLNHIPVKLESRALFESTFQKKTNISEHQRGFQALRVLRPKKDEEVYLIMTLWESEDLFEDFQESEAFFQPNEDTGSIFSRPAFLTSYHAVTDN; this is encoded by the coding sequence ATGAATGTCTATATCACATATGGAACAGCAGATTTCTTGCATAAAATCGCAAAGAAACACGATCAGGAGAATCTGCTTTATATGGTCGGAAAAGAACAAGCAGCTCTTTTCCATGAGACGGAGGGCGAGACTGTTTTTAAAGCCCCTCATGCCTATGATGTGATTTATGCGAAAGGTGAGCTAGTCCAATCTGGCTTCGTCACCTTGAATCATATCCCTGTGAAGCTTGAAAGCAGAGCACTTTTTGAATCTACTTTTCAGAAGAAGACGAACATCTCAGAACATCAGCGGGGCTTCCAGGCTCTTCGAGTGTTAAGACCGAAAAAAGATGAAGAAGTGTATTTGATTATGACACTTTGGGAATCAGAGGACTTATTTGAAGACTTTCAAGAATCAGAAGCGTTCTTTCAGCCAAATGAGGATACTGGCTCCATCTTCTCTCGTCCTGCTTTTCTCACATCCTATCATGCCGTTACAGACAATTAA
- a CDS encoding M42 family metallopeptidase — protein MTTEVNETVQLIQKLVSIPSPSGNTEKVIGFVERFLQDVNIETKRNRKGGLIATIKGTDDKEHRMLTAHVDTLGAMVKEIKSNGRLRLALIGGFQYNSIEGEYCEIETASGHTYTGTILMHQTSVHVYADAGKAKRNQENMEIRLDEKVQNADDVKALGIQVGDFISFDPRVEVTSSGFIKSRHLDDKASVALLLRLIHRIQKENITLPHTTHFLISNNEEIGYGGNSNIPEETVEYLAVDMGAIGDGQSTDEYSVSICVKDSSGPYHYGLRKHLAALAEENNIDYRLDIYPYYGSDASAAIRAGYDIIHGLIGPGIDSSHAFERTHEDSLVHTANLLYHYVQSELIMA, from the coding sequence ATGACAACTGAAGTAAACGAAACCGTTCAGCTGATTCAAAAGCTCGTATCGATCCCAAGTCCGTCAGGGAATACAGAAAAGGTGATTGGCTTTGTTGAACGCTTTTTACAGGATGTAAATATTGAGACAAAACGAAATCGAAAGGGCGGCTTAATTGCCACTATTAAAGGAACCGATGATAAGGAACACCGCATGCTGACAGCACATGTCGATACGCTTGGTGCGATGGTAAAGGAGATTAAATCAAATGGACGGCTTCGTCTTGCACTCATTGGAGGCTTTCAGTATAACTCAATCGAAGGTGAATACTGTGAAATTGAAACCGCTTCAGGCCATACATACACAGGAACCATTCTCATGCATCAAACGTCAGTTCATGTCTATGCGGATGCGGGAAAAGCAAAACGAAACCAAGAGAATATGGAGATCCGACTCGATGAAAAGGTGCAAAATGCAGACGATGTCAAAGCACTTGGCATTCAAGTAGGGGACTTTATCTCATTTGATCCTAGAGTGGAAGTGACGTCTTCAGGTTTTATTAAATCAAGACACCTTGATGACAAGGCAAGTGTGGCGCTCTTGCTGCGACTCATCCACCGCATTCAAAAGGAAAACATCACATTGCCGCATACGACGCACTTCTTAATTTCCAATAATGAAGAGATTGGCTACGGTGGAAATTCCAATATTCCAGAAGAAACGGTGGAATACCTCGCTGTCGATATGGGAGCTATCGGCGATGGTCAATCAACAGATGAATACAGTGTGTCTATTTGTGTGAAGGACTCAAGCGGTCCTTATCATTATGGATTACGCAAGCATTTAGCCGCATTAGCAGAGGAGAACAATATTGATTACCGTCTAGATATTTACCCTTATTACGGCTCTGATGCATCAGCAGCCATTAGAGCAGGGTATGATATCATTCATGGACTGATTGGTCCTGGCATAGATTCCTCGCATGCATTTGAACGAACACATGAAGATTCTCTCGTCCATACAGCGAATCTCCTTTATCACTATGTTCAATCAGAATTAATCATGGCATAA
- a CDS encoding YhgE/Pip domain-containing protein, whose translation MNLIRNQWKDIVTSKKLLIPILAVLFIPLIYSGVFLKAYWDPYGTVDQLPVAVVNLDEGSHYDGKTLHVGDDLVKELKKNDNFKWNFVDSEEKAVKGLNNEDYYLVVEIPKDFSKNASTVLDKHPKKSNLKYYTNPGANYAASQIANNAIIKLKDSVSKEVTKNYAEVIFDNFKTIAKGLDQASDGAKKIDDGTKSAKDGSTKLKDNLAKLAEGTLTYSEGVHQFAGKMGELNTGIQSLDSGLGQLLTGYQTIDQKFGDLGTGIDTLTEGLNTSRQGHQQLASKMPQFTAGIEQLNNKAQSFSEKIAAVEKVLSSPELANLEKMAPKLDQVKKDAKTFSTKLASLKEALSNRDAKVKSIIQNSSMTDEEKKAAMDQLNSLPKIELPDLSGLEQSLAALQELPDASEVQSAVASAKAQLQQVKQLPKKTEQLYTSTVAIQNAIDQMTSGTNKLYQGALKLQTGQDQLQDGLQTANGKLDTAKSGADKLASGSSQLSAALNKLESGSTNIQSNTSKLAEGSKSLDKGLGDLKSGTGKLSNKLKSAADETGEIDANQDNYNMIASPVKTENDTAKKIDNYGTGLTPYILSMGLFVGALMLTVVFPMKDPAGRPRNAFEWFVSKYSVLLLVGILQAVIASTMLIFGLGLEVESLWRFYLFAIVVSLTFLAIIQLLATTMGNPGRFIAVIILVLQLAASAGTFPLELVPKFFQVIHSLLPMTYTINGFRTIIASGDDSYLWHQAAILGTVAIIMMAATTAYFAWNVRKMKQDEA comes from the coding sequence ATGAATTTAATTCGGAATCAATGGAAAGACATTGTAACGAGCAAAAAACTACTGATCCCGATTTTAGCTGTCTTATTTATTCCGCTGATTTACAGTGGTGTATTTTTAAAAGCATATTGGGATCCATATGGTACAGTTGATCAACTGCCTGTAGCGGTTGTCAACTTGGATGAAGGCAGTCATTATGACGGGAAAACCCTTCATGTCGGCGATGATTTAGTGAAGGAATTAAAGAAAAACGATAATTTCAAATGGAATTTTGTCGATAGTGAAGAAAAGGCCGTAAAGGGATTAAATAACGAGGATTATTATCTCGTTGTGGAAATACCAAAAGACTTCTCGAAAAATGCAAGTACAGTGCTAGATAAACATCCGAAAAAATCGAATCTGAAATATTATACGAATCCAGGCGCAAACTATGCGGCGTCACAAATTGCGAATAATGCCATTATCAAATTAAAAGATTCGGTTTCAAAGGAAGTCACAAAAAATTACGCCGAGGTCATCTTTGATAACTTCAAAACGATTGCAAAAGGATTAGATCAAGCAAGCGATGGCGCGAAGAAAATTGATGACGGAACAAAAAGCGCAAAAGATGGCAGTACAAAGTTAAAAGACAACTTAGCCAAATTGGCTGAAGGTACGTTAACCTATAGCGAAGGTGTTCATCAGTTCGCAGGGAAAATGGGTGAACTGAACACAGGCATACAGTCTCTAGACAGTGGGCTCGGTCAGCTCTTAACAGGCTATCAAACCATTGATCAGAAATTTGGAGATCTTGGTACAGGAATTGATACATTAACCGAAGGATTAAACACAAGCCGTCAAGGACATCAGCAGCTCGCTTCTAAAATGCCGCAATTCACAGCGGGCATTGAGCAGCTAAACAATAAAGCACAATCCTTTTCAGAAAAAATTGCAGCAGTAGAAAAAGTCTTATCGTCACCAGAATTAGCGAATCTTGAAAAGATGGCGCCTAAACTCGATCAGGTGAAAAAAGACGCAAAAACGTTCAGTACAAAACTTGCTTCATTAAAAGAAGCACTATCAAATCGAGATGCTAAAGTAAAAAGCATTATCCAAAACAGCTCTATGACAGATGAAGAGAAAAAGGCGGCAATGGATCAGCTGAACAGTCTGCCTAAAATCGAACTGCCTGATCTGTCTGGACTCGAACAAAGCTTAGCGGCCTTGCAGGAACTGCCTGATGCAAGTGAGGTTCAATCAGCAGTTGCATCTGCAAAAGCGCAGCTGCAGCAAGTCAAACAGCTGCCAAAGAAAACAGAACAGCTGTACACGTCTACCGTCGCGATACAAAACGCGATCGACCAAATGACATCAGGTACGAATAAATTGTATCAAGGTGCACTGAAGCTTCAAACAGGTCAAGACCAATTACAAGATGGTCTGCAAACAGCAAATGGAAAGCTTGATACGGCGAAAAGCGGAGCGGATAAGCTTGCAAGTGGATCAAGTCAGCTTAGCGCAGCGTTAAATAAGCTAGAAAGTGGTTCAACAAATATCCAAAGCAATACATCTAAGCTTGCCGAAGGCTCAAAATCGCTTGATAAAGGATTGGGAGATTTAAAGAGCGGTACAGGTAAACTGTCCAATAAATTGAAAAGCGCTGCTGATGAAACAGGTGAAATTGATGCAAATCAAGACAATTACAATATGATTGCAAGCCCTGTTAAAACAGAAAACGATACAGCGAAAAAGATTGATAATTATGGAACAGGGCTCACGCCTTATATTTTATCCATGGGACTCTTTGTTGGGGCTCTAATGCTCACCGTTGTATTCCCAATGAAAGACCCTGCTGGACGCCCTAGAAATGCGTTTGAATGGTTTGTCAGCAAATATAGCGTGCTTTTGCTTGTCGGTATCCTGCAAGCAGTCATTGCAAGTACTATGCTCATCTTTGGGCTTGGTCTTGAGGTGGAAAGTCTCTGGCGCTTCTATCTCTTTGCGATCGTCGTCAGTCTGACATTCTTAGCGATTATTCAGCTGCTAGCCACAACAATGGGGAACCCAGGACGCTTCATTGCCGTCATTATCTTAGTTCTTCAGCTCGCAGCAAGTGCTGGTACATTCCCGCTTGAGCTTGTGCCGAAATTCTTCCAAGTCATTCATAGTCTGCTTCCAATGACATATACAATCAATGGATTTAGAACGATCATTGCAAGCGGTGATGACAGCTATTTATGGCACCAAGCAGCGATTCTTGGAACAGTTGCGATCATCATGATGGCGGCAACAACCGCATACTTTGCTTGGAACGTAAGAAAAATGAAACAAGACGAAGCTTAA
- a CDS encoding TetR/AcrR family transcriptional regulator, which produces MSVDRRQMILDGATKAFTQFGYKATTMDLVAKLANVGKGTIYTFFKNKEELFDEIFTSLLLEMRKIADEAIDEKNSFSENLHLALFAILEFRKNHQLTIKIFQENAELGTSAVKEMIEKMEQMIIRYIKMKVQEAMDKGDIKPCDPELTAFVMVKLYIALIFDWEKRYEPLTKEEVAESLELYVLKGLSATT; this is translated from the coding sequence ATGAGTGTTGATAGGAGACAAATGATTTTAGATGGTGCGACGAAGGCATTTACTCAATTCGGGTATAAAGCGACCACAATGGACCTCGTGGCGAAGCTTGCCAACGTCGGGAAAGGTACCATTTATACATTTTTCAAAAACAAAGAAGAGTTGTTCGATGAAATTTTCACATCCCTTTTACTAGAGATGAGGAAAATTGCGGATGAGGCGATTGATGAGAAGAATAGTTTCTCTGAAAACCTTCACTTAGCACTCTTTGCAATTTTAGAATTTCGAAAAAACCACCAGCTCACAATTAAGATTTTTCAGGAAAATGCGGAGCTTGGCACGTCAGCGGTCAAGGAAATGATCGAAAAGATGGAGCAGATGATCATTCGCTATATCAAAATGAAAGTACAAGAAGCGATGGATAAAGGCGACATTAAGCCTTGTGATCCTGAATTGACTGCATTTGTGATGGTGAAACTATATATTGCACTGATTTTTGATTGGGAAAAGCGATACGAGCCTTTAACAAAAGAAGAGGTAGCCGAATCGCTGGAGCTTTATGTCTTAAAAGGACTATCTGCAACAACATAA